In the genome of Ferviditalea candida, the window CCGTTTTCGTCAGGCAGTCCCGCGTTCGGATAGCAGCTGACCGCAGTATCCGAGATTTGGTCAAGCGTACGGATATGATCCCGCATAAATTCCGGCCTGGTCGCGCAGTTGAGTCCGACGGAAACGGGATGCAAATGCTCCAGGGAAATGTAAAAAGCTTCGATCGATTGTCCGGCCAATGTCGTTCCCATCGGTTCGATCGTTCCTGAAATCATCAGCGGAAGCGTCCTGCCCGTCTGTTCAAAGGCCCTTTGAATGGCAACACCGCCGGCCTTCACGTTGAGCGTATCCTGCGAGGTTTCCAGCAAAATCAGATCAACGCCGCCTTCGATCAAGGCAAGCGCTTGCTCGTAGTAGCTTTCCGCAAGCCGGTCGAACGTAATGCCGCCGGTGACCGAAAGCGTCTTGGTCGTCGGGCCCATGGCCCCCGCGACGTAGCGGGGCCACTTTGGAGTGGAGTATTTTTCCGCCGCTTTGACCGCCAGCTGCGCAGCCTTATAAGTAATCTCATATGCTTTGTCTTCGAGCTCATATTCCGCCAGAACTACATCGGCTGAGCCGAACGTATTGGTTTCAATAATATCCGCACCGGCTTCAAGGTAAGCCTCGTGGATGCGGCTGATCACATCCGGCCGGGTCAATACCAGCATTTCGTTGCAGCCCTCATAGGACTCGCCGCCGAAATCCTCGGCTGTCAATTCAGCCTGCTGGATCATCGTGCCCATCGCACCGTCAAGGATCAATATTTTTTGGCTCATTTGTTCCTTCAAGCTCGGCTTCACCATGAATCGTTTCCCTCCATGTATCTCTAATCCTTCCCTCATGATTCCGTGGGATCTTTTTCTCTTTTTTGCATTTAAATTATAGTCTACCAAATTTATCGGATTTTCGAAAGCTGCAGCAAACGAATTTTCAAGATTGACGTCCCATGCCATTTCATGGCACCCTCTGGTTGAGAATGGGAAGCTGAAGCGTGAATTTTCAAGATGGACATCGACTTTACTTGGCTGATGCACTATAATACGAATAATTGAAATGAATTTGCGAGGGAGGAACCTCTGTGGCGAAAATCAAAATCAGAAACACCAATGAAACGATAACGGGCGTGGAGCAGGTCAAAGCATTTTTGAACAGTCAGAACATATTGTACGAGCACTGGGATATCGGAAAATTGCCGGATTCGCTCCGTGAAAATTTCGCCTTGAACGAAGCGGATACCCGCCAACTGCTTGCCGTTTATGACGAGGAAATTCGCGATCTCGCAAAGCGCCGCGGTTATTTGATCTGGGATGTGATCGCCCTTTCCGATGCCACCCCGAACCTGGAGGAATTGCTGAAAAAGTTCGAGCAGGTGCATACGCATACGGAAGACGAAGTCCGTGCCATTACGGCGGGAAACGGAATTTTCATCATTAAGGGAAGCGGAGATATGGGGTATATAGATGTTGAAGTCACGGCCGGCGACGTTATTTCCGTACCCGAAAACACTCCCCACTTTTTCACCTTGATGGAGGATCGCAAAATCGTTGCGATTCGCCTGTTTATCGAGAAGGAGGGTTGGATAGCCCATCCTTTCAGCGATCCGGAATTCGCCTGAGAGTTAAAAAGAACCCGATCTTTTTCGATAAGGATCGGGTTCTACGTAATATTCACCGGCTGTGCTCGAGAATGTCGAACAAGGACTGCAAATTGCGAATTTCATGAACGGGACGAATTTCCGTCCGGTTTTCGCTGCCTCTGCGATTCACCCAGGCATTGGGCATACCAATTCTCGAAGAACCGAGAATATCCGTATTCAGCTTGTCTCCCACCATAATGCCTTCCTCGGGCCGGATCCCGAGCAATCTGACCGCATATTCAAAAATCGACGCGGCCGGTTTTCCTTCGCCGAAATTTCCGGATATCACGATATGCTCAAAATATGGCGCCAATTCCGGCACGCCGTTGATCTTCTCCTGCTGCAAATCGGGCGCCCCGTTTGTTAACATCAGCAGTTGATACCCTTCATCCTTCAGGCGGTTCAGTACGGGAAACGTCTCGTCATAGACGAGCGGCCGTTTGCGCCTTTCAGCCGGAAAGATTTCACCCAGACTGTAACCGAGCTCAGGATCATCAACACCGACAGCCTTTAAGCCGCGCGTCCATGCTTCCTTTCGATAGACCGGCGCCAGACGCTCCAGCTTCCTGAAATTTTCATCGGCTCCTTCAGTAAAATGCCCCCAAAGCGCCTCAAACGCATTAATGCCGATCATTTTCGCAAACGGAAAAACATCATAAGTTTCATATAACGCTATCGCTCCGCGGCGGACCGCCTGTTCCAGTTCAAACGGATCGATTCCGGCCATCTTTTGCGCTTCCCTGCAGGTGGCCTGAAATGCTTCTTCAACGCTTTTATCATCCCACAGCAAAGTATCGTCCAAATCAAACAGTACAGCCTTGATCGTCATTTCTGAGCCTTCCTTCATCTATTTGGTTTGATGGATTACGGGAATAGAATGATTTTTTGCGAATTCTTGCAGTTTCTCCGAAAGCATCCCGATATCATATAATTGAATCAGTCGGGAGAATACCCACCGCGTTTTGCCATCCTTCGCTGAAATGATAACATAGCCCTTTTGAATGACGATCTGGTCAATATCATCTGCACCAAGCGATTTAAAGCCGCTGAATCTGCGGGTGCTTAAGTTTTTGCGATCTATCTCAAGAAAAGGCCTTCTGAAGACAAAAAGAGCGGCAAGAAGCAAATAGCTGATCGCGGTTACCCAATACATCGACGTATTGGACGTGGAAATAAAAGTAAGCATGTAGTATATTGCAACCAGCACAAGCAATATCGGACCGACCCAATTTCTGCCTCTAATCTTGCTGCTTTCCGCTTCGGAAATAGGAGTTCGTCCGAACTTGGCTCGCTGTTTGTTTAATTTTTCGGTGTTTTTTTGCACCATGCGTTCCCATTTGCGGGACATTGCCATCCTCCTTACTGCTGATTGTCTACGAATCGAATCGAGTCCAACTGATGCTTTAATGAAGCTTTAAACTTTTCGATATATATCGTCCTCAACCGGTTCTGTTCCAACGTTTCTTCTTTCGTCAAACCTACGGATTTTTTCTTTCTCGACAATTCATTGATTCTGACTATGGTTTGTTCCCAATTCATCTTCTTTTCCCCCCACAATACTTTGACATGCCGACCGTTGATTGTCAAGCTTGAATCCAATAAAAAGAAATAGAAAAAAATACGATTCAATCGCAAATCCAATAGGGTCTCTGAGAGGATCAAAGACGGTATGTGACGATATGCAAAAAGAACCTGTCGTGACAGGTTCTTGACGAATTCGAATACCCGGATTAACCGTTCATCATACTTTCATCTTAGGAAATCCGCTTCAGTCCGGAAGAACAATCTTCTGTCCCTCCATAATATAACCGTTCTTAATTCCGTTTAATTTTTTCATTGCCTCAATATATGAACGCAAATCCGTTCCATCCTGAGCGTGAGACCTCGCAATTGACCACAGCGAATCACCCTGCTTGGCAAATACGACGGCTGGCTCGTGGACGTTCGTCAAGGATGTGTCCAGCGAATTGCCGGAAGCGTAAGCATCAACCATCATACCGAATAAAAAACTGGACAATATGATAAAAACGAACAAAACCATGAAGTGAAAAGACTTCGAGCGGCTTCTTGCCGCCCCCATTCCGGCCCCTGCCGGTGAATTTCGGTATTTCCCTCTGGTTCTATATTTCAATGAAGATTCGTTAGCAAATAAAGATGCGTTGTCACTCAATGCGGAATAATAAGTCATTCTCAATCCCCCAAACATTTGTTCTCCATACAACAAATTTAACACGAACAATTGTTTGTGTCAACGTTTTTTTCGAACTTATGTTTGTACGAACGGCTATTCTGTGTTATACTACCAAAAACAGTAAATTTAGAAATTGGAGTGATCCGAATGTCCAAAATTTCAAGCCGCCAACAAGCGATTTTGGAATTTATCAAACAGGAGGTCAGGGACAAAGGCTATCCTCCCTCCGTACGGGAAATTGGAGAAGCGGTCGGACTGGCATCAAGCTCTACAGTTCACGGCCATCTGGAAAGATTGGAGAAGAAGGGTCTGATCCGCAGGGATCCTACCAAGCCGAGAGCCATTGAAATCTTGAACGGAGACGATGACTCCGCAATGTTTCCGCTGTCGGTGGCCAGGGTGCCCCTGATCGGGAAGGTTACGGCTGGAATGCCGATCACCGCTACCGAGAATATCGAGGACTATTTTCCGCTGCCCGAGCATTTCGTCAGAGACGAAAACGTATTCATGCTTTCCGTAGTCGGAGACAGCATGATCGAGGCGGGAATCCACAACGGGGATTTCGTGATCGTCAGGCAGCAGCAAACAGCGAACAATGGAGATATTGTCGTCGCCATGACGGAGGAAGATGAGGCAACCGTAAAGAGATTTTACAAGGAAAAGGATCACATCCGCCTGCAGCCGGAAAACTCTTCAATGAAGCCGATTTACCTCAATTCAGTGACGATTCTCGGCAAA includes:
- a CDS encoding LysM peptidoglycan-binding domain-containing protein; protein product: MTYYSALSDNASLFANESSLKYRTRGKYRNSPAGAGMGAARSRSKSFHFMVLFVFIILSSFLFGMMVDAYASGNSLDTSLTNVHEPAVVFAKQGDSLWSIARSHAQDGTDLRSYIEAMKKLNGIKNGYIMEGQKIVLPD
- a CDS encoding DUF896 domain-containing protein, with product MNWEQTIVRINELSRKKKSVGLTKEETLEQNRLRTIYIEKFKASLKHQLDSIRFVDNQQ
- a CDS encoding 1,2-dihydroxy-3-keto-5-methylthiopentene dioxygenase; the encoded protein is MAKIKIRNTNETITGVEQVKAFLNSQNILYEHWDIGKLPDSLRENFALNEADTRQLLAVYDEEIRDLAKRRGYLIWDVIALSDATPNLEELLKKFEQVHTHTEDEVRAITAGNGIFIIKGSGDMGYIDVEVTAGDVISVPENTPHFFTLMEDRKIVAIRLFIEKEGWIAHPFSDPEFA
- the lexA gene encoding transcriptional repressor LexA, whose amino-acid sequence is MSKISSRQQAILEFIKQEVRDKGYPPSVREIGEAVGLASSSTVHGHLERLEKKGLIRRDPTKPRAIEILNGDDDSAMFPLSVARVPLIGKVTAGMPITATENIEDYFPLPEHFVRDENVFMLSVVGDSMIEAGIHNGDFVIVRQQQTANNGDIVVAMTEEDEATVKRFYKEKDHIRLQPENSSMKPIYLNSVTILGKVIGLFREM
- a CDS encoding HAD family hydrolase, with translation MTIKAVLFDLDDTLLWDDKSVEEAFQATCREAQKMAGIDPFELEQAVRRGAIALYETYDVFPFAKMIGINAFEALWGHFTEGADENFRKLERLAPVYRKEAWTRGLKAVGVDDPELGYSLGEIFPAERRKRPLVYDETFPVLNRLKDEGYQLLMLTNGAPDLQQEKINGVPELAPYFEHIVISGNFGEGKPAASIFEYAVRLLGIRPEEGIMVGDKLNTDILGSSRIGMPNAWVNRRGSENRTEIRPVHEIRNLQSLFDILEHSR